The stretch of DNA AAACCAACAGTGATGTCTGGTTCTACTTTTAAAGATATATGGAGTGTTCCTGGAGGTAAAAGTTTTATTGCTAAATATTTAGAAGATGCCAATACCGATTATCTTTGGAAAGAAAATGATAGTAACGGAAGTATACAACTGAACTTTGAAAATGTATTAGAGAAAGCTCAAAATGCAGAATTATGGATAGGGTCCGGAAACTTTGACACGAAAAAAGAAATGTTATATGAACATAAAGGTTATGCCTTTTTTGATGCTTATAAAAACAACAATGTATATACTTATACTGAAAAAAAAGGTGCAAAAGGAGGGTTGTTTTATTACGAATTGGGGACTTTACGGCCTGATTTAATTTTAAAAGATTTTATAAAAATTGCACATCCAGAATTATTAAATGATTATGAACTTTTCTTTTTTAAACGTTTAAAATAGTTGCCAGAGACTAAAACATATAAACTATCATTTACAGTATTAATTTTAGTACTTCTTCTGTGTTTCTGCGCAAATATTAGCTTAGGCTCGGTTTTCATTCCTTTTCAAGATGTTTTTAACGGTTTAATTGGAAACCCAACAGGAAATGCATCCTGGCAACATATTATTCACGAATACAGATTACCAAAAGCTTTAACAGCTATTATCGTTGGGTCAGGTTTGGGAATCTCTGGATTGCTCATGCAAACCCTATTCAGAAATCCGCTGGCGGGCCCTTTCGTTTTAGGAATTACATCTGGTTCCAGTTTAGGCGTGGCTTTAGTTATTATGGGAGCCTCTCTTTTTGGTGGTGCATTTGCTGGAATATTTGTTTCCAAATGGAGTATTGTAATTGCAGCCAGTTTAGGTAGCTTTACGGTACTTTTATTTGTTCTAATCATATCTAATAAAGTTAGAGACACCATGGCCATATTAATTATAGGCTTAATGTTTGGTAGTATTACTACTGCTACGGTTAGCGTTCTCTCCTATTTTAGTTCTGCTGAAGAATTACAACAATATATTTTTTGGGGCTTTGGTAGCATAGGGAATCTTACATGGCACGAATTATTTATTTTCTTTATAATTTATGTCATAGGTATATTAATGAGTTTAGTCTCCATTAAGGCATTAAACACATTATTATTAGGAGAAAATTATGCAAAAAGCTTAGGGTTAAATATAAGAACAAGTCGATTATTTATAATCATTGCTACCAGCTTATTAGCAGGGACCATTACTGCTTTTGCAGGTCCTATCGTATTTATTGGATTAGCTATCCCACATATGACACGACAAATTTTTAACACCTCCAACCATAAGATATTATTACCTGCAGTTTTTTTATTTGGCGCTATTGTCATGCTTATTTGTGATAGTATTGCACAATTACCCTCAAGCGACCTTACCTTACCAATTAATGCTATAACTTCTTTAATTGGAGCACCTGTTATAATTTGGTTACTAGTTAGAAAACGAAAAATGGTATTTTAATGACAAATAACAATCAACATATCGTTTTAAAAACCCAGGATTTAGCCATTGGTTATACTTCTAAAAAAGTAAAAACGATTATAGCTTCTAACATAAATATTGAATTACATAAAGGAGAACTTGTTGGACTTATTGGAGCAAACGGTATTGGAAAGTCTACATTATTACGAACACTTACTAATGTTCAGCATAAACTAGGTGGGAGCATTACAATTAATAATACATCTTTAGAAAACTATTCAAATATTAATTTAGCTAAAGCATTAAGCTTAGTCCTTACAGAATCTCTGGGATCAAAAAACTTAACTGTTTTTGAGTTGGTGGCTCTAGGTCGTCAACCTTATACTAATTGGGTTGGAAATTTAACTAGCGAAGATTTTCAAATTATAAAGCAATGTTTACTTCAAACAAATATTGATAGTCTAAAACATAAAAAATGTTACGAACTAAGCGATGGTCAACTACAAAAAGTTATGATTGCACGTGCTTTGGTTCAAGATACCGATTTAATTATTCTGGATGAACCCACCACACATCTAGATATGTACCACAAAGCTTATATTTTAAAACTACTTCAAAAACTAGCTAAAGAAACCAACAAAACTATTCTATTTTCTTCTCATGAAATAGATTTAGCTATTCAATTATGCGATACTTTAATTGTAATGAATAAAGATGCTGTTATTACAGATCTGCCGTGTAACCTTATAGAAAAAGGGGTTTTTAATGATTTATTCCCAAAAGATTTAATAATTTTTGATAATAAAACAGGGAGCTTTCGAGTGAAGAAATAAAGGCTTTTCAATTTTTATTTAAATATGAACATTTTTACTTCATTGAAAATAAATCATTTAGAAACTCTCCCCAAATTTACCGTCATTTTTAGTATATAATTTCTAAAATCTATTCTAATGAATTCATTAAAGATTTTTTTGTCTTTATATTAATGAATCTGTGATTTCATGGGAATGATAATTTCAACGGAAACCCAAGGCAAATCCTCAAGGAATTCTTTTCGATTAAACTTACCTGTTGTTCATTTTTGTATTCTCCCAACAAAAATGAACAACAGGTTAAGAAAGTATGCCTTAATTCAAGTCGTTTATCGTTAATAATTAATGTTCTACTTATACCAATTATAATTGGTATTACTGAACAATACCAAGTGGTTTGGTTGTTTTCCAACTTCCTTTGGTGAAATCCGGGAACTCTTGCGAACTACCATGTTCAGCAACAGAAGCTTCACTTAGTGGTCCTACAGCACTCCAAAAACAACCTTCATAAACATTTTGATCTAATGGTTGTCCATTTCTTAGACATTCAATTATACGATATGACATCATATAATCCATACCACCATGACCGCCATTTTTCTTAGATATTTCACCTAAGCGTTTATATAGTGGATGTTCATACTTTTCGTAGATAGCATCTAATTGTTCTCCTTGAGCCCAGGAATGATGATTTTTAGTCGCTCCTTCTACTCCCCCTTCAAATGCTATTCTAGTAGGAAATCCAGTTAAAATTCCTTTAGTACCTTGAATTAAATTATGCCTTGAGTAAGGTCTTGGACTTGTTTCATCCCATTGTACCATTACTGTACGTCCCATAGTCGTTTTAATAATAGAAGTATTTATATCTCCGCCTTTAAAATCCATTTGATTCCATTTATGACTTGCATCGAAATTCTTCTTAGCATAGAGGTTACGTCCTTTTCCAGGTGAGGACATCGATACAATACGTTCAAAATTATCTTCACCCCTAGCAAGGTTCATATATTGAGCTACCGGTCCTAAACCATGAGTCGGATAAAGGTTTCCATCTCTTTTTGCGTAATGATAGGTTCTCCATGATCCAGTTCCTCTTTCTACAGAATTCATTTGTCCTCTTAATTCATGAATATAGGATGCTTCGCCATGAAGTAATTCGCCAATAACACCTTGACGACACATGTTTAAATATAACAATTCATCACGTCCATAATTAACGTTTTCCATCATCATACAATGTTTCCCCGTTTTTTCGGAAGTTTCAACAATCTCCCACATTTCTTTAATGGTTAAAGCTATAGGAACTTCAACAAAAGCATGAGCACCTTGCTTCATGGCTTCAATAGCCATTGGTGCATGGTCTTTCCATGGTGTAGCAATAAAAACGGCATCTGGCTTAACCTCCTTCAACATTTTCTTCCATTCATTCTTACCGCCAGTATATAGGGCAATATCTTTATGACGTACACCTGCACCTTTTTCAACACATCTACTAGCTACTTTAGTGGCCAAGTCTTTATATAAATCACAAATAGCAACAACTTCTGTTCCTTCAATAGAAGCTGTTCGAGTTGCATGCCCCGATCCTCTTGCTCCAACACCAATAAAGGCACAACGAACCGTGTCCAATTTTGGAGCAGCATAATCGCCCATATATTTTGGCCTAAAAGCCATAGATGATGTATTAAAAGTACTGGCACTTAAAAAATTAGGCAAAAGAGCCAAGCCAGCTCCTGCAATGGATGATTTTTTTAAAAAATCTCTTCTATTGGAATTCATACTCTATAATTGTTTTAGTATTAAATAAAAGCTAAAGATATATAGAAAGGAAGTCTAAACAGGTGAACGTTTGGGTGAACAAAGTAATTTTTAAAATTAAAATTAAGTTAAAATATCATTTTTACATGATTTATTTTTTTGTAAAACTTTGATATTCTATTCTAAAAGGTTCTGCATAAAGTATTTCATAATTTTTTGAAAACGTAGTATAAGCGCTTTGTGCCAACCCATGTTTTCCTGAAGAAACAAGTTCACTAATCAGTATTTTAAGGGCATTTTCATTAAGACTATCAAACAAAAGAATCGTTTTAGCTATTTTTATATTCAATTCTGCGTACAGATGTTTATTTTGATCATTATAAATTTTTGATAATAGATTTTCAACCTCATTGGATATCTTATTCTTAAAATAATCGACCCATTCTGTTTGTATATTTTGTAAAATATTGCCTCTTTTCAATAGTTCGATAAAAGCTTCCAAATCCTTTAAAGTTAGTTTTCCCAATCTCAATTCGTGTTCAATAGACTTCTTAAGTTTTATATATTGAAAAATATCGATTTCAAAATTTGTAGTATTTATAATACGCCATTTTTTTTCTGTAAAAACAACCTCTAAGCCTTCTATTTTTGATAAGGCCTTTCTCAACTTTCTAATGTTACCATTTCTATTTTCTTTAGCTTTCATTTTTGAAACTCCAGGCCAAAATGTTTCTGTAAGCTTATTAGTACTGACCCCATCTTTTTCTTCTAAAGTAGATAAAATCAAAAAAGACAATAATTGTTTGTGAAGTGGTGAAAAAGAAAGAGGTAATGCTTTTTCCGAAACTAAATCGATACGAAAATTACCGAAAAGATAAAGTGTATTTTGTTTTGGTCGTGACTGTTTTAAGTATTCTGAATCTTGTTGTGGTTTTATATGCGGTTTAACGGATGATTTTTTTCTTTTATAAAGAAATACAAAGATGCTCCCAAAGAAAACAAAGGCACCAATTATCACATAAGCCATAAGATTACTTCTTTTAAATGGTTCATGCTGAAACAAGGTAGTAATTTCTTTTTGTGAAAGTCCTCTATTCCATATTTTCAAGTCATCAATTGATCCATGAAATTGTTCTCCCCAAATATTATTACCAATGACTAAAGATTGTTTAGAAGGTATAATATTATGAGCATCTGCTTCTCCTATCCTTTCCCCATCAAGATAAAATTCCACAGTGGCTTTAGGATTATAAACGACAACTAAATGTTGCCATTCATTTATTTTAAGTGGCTGTTCAATAATATGATCTTTTACAGTAGCCATAGTAAAATCTGGATTCCCATCTCTTAATTTAAGGGAAAACGCCATACCGAAACCCAAAATCCCCATATAATGGGGGATACTATCCGGCTTTACCCAAGCAGCAATACTAATAGGAGTTTCAAAATTGAGCGTGTTCTCTTTTGAATAATCAATAAAAGAATCATCAGAATTGAAGTACAAAACACGTCCTCTCTCAGAATCATTTACAATTGAAACATTTTTAGAAATAAACCTATCCCAAGTGCGTTCCACAGTATTCTCAATCCTATTTTCAAAAGAAAAGTCATAAATAAGTTTATCTTTTATATCAATGTTATAAGCACTAAAAATTCTAGGTGCATCGTTTTGACCAACATGATGAATAACTTCTGCTGGAGTAATTCTATATCCATTCTTATATGGAGAGAGTACTTGTTCTGTTTCGGTTAACGGAAAAGAGAACTTAGCAGGGGTAATACTTTTAGGAGATTTCACCCAAGAAATGGCATTTAAAAGTTTACCGTTATATTCAGCAACCCCTCTAAAACGTCTTTTGCTATTTAATGAATCTGCAATCTTTTTCACCGCTTCAATTTGAATTTCTGAGGCAAGAATAAAGTTAGGTGGCTTTCCTGTACATTTCCATAATTCTAAAGTATTGTTTAAAAGTATAGTGTCCATTCTAGCTGAAGAATTATAAAGAACTAACTTATCTAAAGGATCTGAAGAAAACCTATTTTCATATTTATTCTCGCTCCTAATCCGTTGAATTGATGTTGATGCTATTTGAGATTCCAAAACAGCAAAAACCTGAATCCCTTTGTCTTGCAAAAATTTTATTTTAGGCCATTCGTTTTTTTTATGGAATAAACATTTTTCAAAAAAAATGTTATTTAAAAAATGCTGTAACTTCTGTTCATCCAACTCTCCTTTAAACACTAACGATATTATAGTCTGAGTGTCATTTTTTAAAAACTTTTTTATATTGTTTAATACTTGTCCAAGGTTTCTTTGGGGTTTTGCATTTTTAATAATATATGTTGTTTCTGTTTCTTCTATTTTCAGAAAAAAAGCATTAATACCAGAGCGAAGTTTGTTTTCAATAGATTCTATTTTGTCTTCACAAACAAAGACAAAATCATCAATAGATAAATCGTTTTGAGAATATATTAAACGAGGTAATAAGAAGCATAAAAAATAAAATAAGTACTTTTTTTTTAACACGATCCATTTATCCATTACCATTCTTGATTTTTTTAAAATAATAGTAATGTTTTTATAAAGTTAAAACACAGGAAACCTCTAATGAATTATACACAAGCTTTCCTTCTTATAATCTATTGTATCAAAAATATATAAAATTATCAAAAGCAAAAAGGGATACCTCTAAAGACTCAAATAAACATGCCCCCAAATGTTAAGAAAGATTATTATAAAGATAAAATTCAAAACTTATAATTTACTATTTTTACCGTATTACATATTTAATTTATGAACGACAATCTTATTCTCATTCTTACTATCGTTATTTCTGCTGTTATTGGTGCTTATTTAGGTATTCTTTTTATAAAACTTAAAACTAAAAGTGAAAAAAGCACGCTTGAAGAACGCCAAAAGCAAATGAGCTTAATTATTGATGATTTAAAGCAAAACTTAAATAAAGTTGAAAGTGAGCGCGAAGATATTCGTCGCGAAAAAGATTTTTTAAACACAGAATTAACTCGAAAAAATACCGAATACGAAAATCTTCAACAACAAAATATAAAACGCGATAAAGAACTAGAAGAACGCCAAGAACAATTACGTAAAGATTTTGAACTTTTAGCCACTAAAATTCTTGATGAAAAATCAGAAAAATTCACACTTCAGAATAAAGAAAACATAAAGAATATTTTAAATCCGCTTCAAGAAAAAATTAAAACTTTCGAAGAAAAAGTAGATTTAACTCAAAAGGAAAGTATTAGTATGCATTCTGCTTTAAAAGAGCAATTACTAGGTTTAAAAGATCTTAATCAACAAATGACCAAAGAAGCTACCAACCTTACACGAGCCTTAAAAGGAGATAGTAAAATGCAAGGGAATTGGGGAGAATTGGTTTTAGAACGTGTTCTTGAAAAATCTGGATTAGAAAAAGACAGAGAATATTTTGTACAACAGAGTTTCACCTTAGATGATGGATCCAGAGTGCTACCCGATGTTGTTTTGCATCTTCCTGATAGCAAAAAGATGATTATCGATTCTAAAGTATCATTAACAGATTACGAACGTTTGGTAAATGCCGATGATGACGATAAAATACCATTTTTAAAAGCACATGTTAATTCTATTAGAAAACATGTCGATCAACTTTCGGAAAAAAATTATCAAGATTTATATGATATAGAATCGCCAGATTTTGTGCTCATGTTTATCCCTATAGAGCCTGCTTTTGCTGTAGTTGTAAACGAAGACAATGCTATATACAACAAAGCTTTTGAGAAAAATATTGTCATTGTAACACCATCCACTTTACTAGCCACGCTTCGTACTATCGATACCATGTGGAATAATGAAAAACAACAGCGAAATGCTATAGAAATTGCTAGACAAGCCGGTGCCTTATACGATAAGTTTGAAGGCCTGGTGAAAGATTTAACTGGTGTCGGCAAAAAAATTGATGCGGCAAAAACGGATTATTCTGCAGCTATGAACAAGTTGGTTGATGGCAAAGGTAATCTGGTTACAAGCGTTGAAAAACTAAAAAAAATGGGTGCTAAAGCTAAAAAAGCACTACCAGAAGCCATTATAAAACGTGCAGAAGAAGACCATTAACAATGTTTTTTATCACACAATAACGTGATATATCAAATTATCACATAAAAATGCGATATTATTGTTTATCACACAAAAATGTGATACATTTGTTTATCACACAAAAACGTGATGTATGATATCAAACACAATAACAAGTGTCATAACGGGAGACATTATCAAGTCCAGAGCTCAGGTAAATCCAGAAGTATGGATAACGGTGCTAAAGAGAGCTTTATCTTATTTAAGTAATGATAAGGCCTACTGGGAAATATATCGCGGTGACAGTTTTCAAATAGAAATTAAAGATATTTACTCTAGCTTTATAGCTGCATTATATATAAAAGCCTGTATAAAATCCATTCATGGTTTAGATGTGCGTTTAGCTATAGGCATTGGCAATAAAACCTACGAAGGCGAAAACGTAACAGAATCTAATGGAGAAGCCTTTGTGTTTTCGGGAGAAACACTGGAAACCTTGAAAAAAGAGAAACAAAATTTACGCATAAAAACCAATAGTCATGAAATTGACGAAACATTAAATTTATATTTTAAGTTAGCCCTTATATCCATGGATAGCTGGACAGTGAATCTAGCAGAAATTGTTAAGTTAAGTATAGAAAAGCCTGATGCATTACAAAGCGAACTAGGAAAACTTATAGGTATAAATCAAAATGCAATAAGTACCAGGCAAAAAAGGGCTCATTTAGATGAAATCAAGGAGTTAGACCTTATGTACAGACAAAAAATAAATGCTTTAACATGATACTACTAAAACTTTTATTAGCGCACTTAATTGGTGATTTTTTTCTGCAACCTCAAAAGTGGGTAAAAGAAAAAGAAAAGAAAAAATTAAAATCGCCAAAACTATATTTACACATACTAATTCATGTTTTGCTATTAATAGTATTACTATGGGATATATCGCTATGGCCATTTGTGCTAACAATAGGCGTTTCACATCTTTTAATTGATGGTTTTAAGCTTATTATTCAAAAGAAAAAAACAAAACGATTACTGTTTTTTATAGATCAGTTACTTCATATTTTAGTGATTATTGGGTGTTATTTTTTCTATTTAGACAATACATTTCATTTAGAGTCTTTTATAACCGAAGACAATCTTTTACTACTAACTTGTTTATTGTTTTTAACAATTCCCGTCTCTATAATTATGAAAACCATTTTTTTAAAATGGAATATTTCAGAACTTACTAAAAATAACGAGTCACTTAAGGATGCAGGCAAAATTATTGGTATTTTAGAACGTATTTTAGTGTTTATATTTATAATTGTAAATCACTGGGAAGCTGTTGGGTTTTTAATTACCGCTAAATCAGTTTTTAGATTTGGAGATTTAAAAGAATCCAAGGACAGACAGCTTACAGAGTATATTTTAATAGGTACTTTAATCAGTTTTGGAATAGCAATAATTATAGGTATTATATATACCGTGTTAACTTAGAGTACATGTTTAAAACTATAAAAGAATCTCAAATTATCATCTCGGAATTAATGTTACCATCGCACTCAAACTTTAGTGGAAAAATTCACGGTGGGTATATTTTAAACTTAATGGATCAAATAGCTTTTGCCTGTGCGTCAAAGCATTCCAGAAACTATTGTGTTACGGCATCTGTAAATAAAGTAGATTTTTTAAACTCTATAGATGTTGGCGAGTTGGTAACATTAAAAGCATCTGTTAATTATACAGGTAGAACTTCTATGGTTATTGGTGTTCGTGTTGAATCGGAAAATATTCAAACTGGCCATACAAAACATTGCAATTCTTCTTATTTCACCATGGTAGCTAAAGATGAAAACGGAAAAAATGCTTCAGTACCTGGTATTATACTAGATTCAGAACAAAGTATCCGTCGTTTTTCAAGAAGTATTGCAAGACAAGAACAAGCAAAGGAAAGATCTAATAGTTTTAAAGCTTCCGAATTTAAAATAGATGATTACATAGAACTTTTAAAAGACCATAACACAAAAGTAGCACTTTAAAAGGCGTAAAAAATAGTATTCATGTTATTTAATACGCCCCTATTTTTTTAACTAATCTGTCGATAGCTTATATAAAGTATAAGCACCAATTGCCATAACCAAATCTCTAACAGCCACATCTAGATAGTGTCCACTAAAAATTAACACTAATGCTATAAGGGTTAACCAGGCAGCAACTATTATGGCTCCAATTTTAGTTTTAACTAACACTAAAACTCCAGCAATAATTTCAATAATACCAATAATCATCATAAAAGTCGAAGCTTCAAATGGTAGAGTGTCTTGTAAACCTGCTCCCAGATACTGAGACCAATCGGTTAAAATATTGGTAAACTTGTCTAATCCTGCTACGATAGGTACTAAACCATACGTATACTTAAGCAAATCTTTTACATCCATAATTCTTATTTTTAGTTAATTACACGCTTTAGATGTTGAAACAAAAAAAAAGTTACAAAATGTTGTAACTTTTTACCAATATATTTATCTAAAGGAAAAATAAATATGGAAGCAATAAAAATTGGTGATTATAAAAACCCTAAGGTTCATGATTTTGATGTTATTAAAAAAGTGCTGAGCGGAGAGAAAGGCTTATATGAGATTTTAATGCGTAGAAATAATCAAAAATTATATAGAGTTATAAAAAGCTATGTAAATGATGAAGCGCTAATTAAAGATGTCATGCAAAACACATATATAAAAGCCTATGAGAAGCTTCACCAATTTAGAGAAAAATCTCAGTTCTCTACATGGTTAATTAGAATAGGCATTAATGAAGCACTTTACGAATTAAAATCAAATCAAATTAAAAAAACTACTAAACCTTTTATTGAAGCCCCAAAAGATATGAACCCTGAAAAAGCTATTATACAAAGAGAAGCAACATGGGTCTTAGAAAAAGTTATTAGCGAGCTTCCCGAAAAGTATAGAATCATTTATATGCTGAGTGAAGTTGAAAACATGAAAATTAAAGACATTAGTGATTGTTTAAATGTTTCAGTAAGCAATGTTAAAGTAAGGATTCATCGTGCCAAACATATGCTCAAAGATAAGTTATATGAATTATCTCAAAAACCCAATGTTTTTGAATTTGGTTTTGAAAAATGCGACCGCTTAGTCAATAATGTAATGAAAATTCTTTAACTTCGACTATATCAATTTACTTTAAAAATGGCTATAAACAAAAAATCCCGTATTGGTATTAGTGTTATAATATTGATATTCATTACGCTTGTTGTTGTTTTTGGATATAATTATATATATCAAGATCATCGTAATATTGAAACAGAACAGGCAACTTTCTCTTTATCAGCTAATGAAATTAGTGCCGAATTTTCAAAAAACCTTGAAGCATCAGAGAAAAAATATTTGAATAAAACAGTTGAAATTTACGGACTCATTACAGAATTAAATACTATGGATCTAACCTTAAATGACAATGTATATTGTGCTTTTAGTACACCATTTAACACATCATATAATATTGATTCAGAAATAAAAATAAAAGGACGATGCATCGGTTATGACGATTTACTAGAGCAAGTTAAACTAGACCAATGTTCTATTGTAAATTAAATTTAAAAACATACTTGGCTCTTATATAATTAAAAAACAATAATTTATCTCGTTTAATCTTTACTTATATGAAATACTTACTAATCTTTATTTTTTGTTTTCCTTTGCTAACCTATTCCCAGAATGACTTACTTGATGAGATTGATTCAGATCCTACAGGAAAAGAGTATGTCACTGCTGCTTTTAAAGGTTTAAAAATAGTAAACTTTGAATCTACTAAACTCGTTGCCAAAAAAGAGCTTAAACTTGTTGTATCCCATCGATTCGGTAGCATTGAAAATGGTATTGATTCTTTTTTTGGATTAGATGATGCTGTTACGCGTCTAAATTTTGTTTATGGAATTTCGGACGGGTTTAATATTGGAATCTCAAGAAGTTCATTTCAAAAAATTTATCAAGTATCTGTAAAATATAGACTTTTAAGACAAGAAAAAAATGGATTTCCATTTACTATTGTAGGTTTTAATGACTTTTTAATTAATACCGGTTTGGATAAAGATAATTTACCCCTCATTGAATTTAAACACCGACTTAGTTACACAGCTCAATTACTAATATCAAGAAAAATAAACACCAATTTATCAATAGAATTAGCACCTACATTCTTTCATGATAATTATGTTCAAATCGATGGGCAAGATAATTCTCAGTTTGCACTTGGCTTAGGAGGTCGACATAAACTATCTAAACGCTGGTCTGTTAATATAGATTATGGCTGGCATTTAAATAGGGCCAGTAATTCTCCTTTTAAAAACCCATTATCAATTGGTTTTGATCTAGAAACCGGAGGGCATGTATTTCAGTTGCATTTTACCAATACACAAGGTATGAATACCAATACTTTTTTAGGTCAAGGATCTGGAGATTGGGCTGATGGAAATATTTATTTTGGATTTAACTTAAGCAGAGTTTTTTAATACCCTAATGTTATGAAAAACATACTTTTATTACTCACCTTTATTCTTATCGTTTTTTCTAGTTGCACTAATGTTAGCGAAGATGATTTAATAATTAAAACACCTCAACCGGTATTAACGACCTATAATGATGGTGTTAAAACAATTATTGATAATAATTGTATTGCTTGTCATGCAAATCCTCCAATAAATGGCGCTCCAATATCTTTAACTACTTTTAGTGATGTAAAAAACGCTGTGATGAATAGTAATTTAATTGATCGAATTTCCCGTCAAGCCGGAGAAAGTGGAGCTATGCCCTTTGGAGGTCCACGATTACCTCAAAATTTGATTGATCTAATAAAAAAGTGGGAAGACGATGGGTTGTTGGAAGAATAGACCCTTTTTTTCGACTAATTTTTTACCTTATTAATTTTAAAATAACTTATGATATGAAAAAGATTTTTCTTTTAATGACGTTTTTTATTGGCTTAGGGCTATCTGCACAAAGCAAATATTTAACAAAAAAAGGTTCCGTTGCATTTGAAGCCTCAGTA from Flavivirga spongiicola encodes:
- a CDS encoding DUF3307 domain-containing protein, which gives rise to MILLKLLLAHLIGDFFLQPQKWVKEKEKKKLKSPKLYLHILIHVLLLIVLLWDISLWPFVLTIGVSHLLIDGFKLIIQKKKTKRLLFFIDQLLHILVIIGCYFFYLDNTFHLESFITEDNLLLLTCLLFLTIPVSIIMKTIFLKWNISELTKNNESLKDAGKIIGILERILVFIFIIVNHWEAVGFLITAKSVFRFGDLKESKDRQLTEYILIGTLISFGIAIIIGIIYTVLT
- a CDS encoding DUF5777 family beta-barrel protein — its product is MKYLLIFIFCFPLLTYSQNDLLDEIDSDPTGKEYVTAAFKGLKIVNFESTKLVAKKELKLVVSHRFGSIENGIDSFFGLDDAVTRLNFVYGISDGFNIGISRSSFQKIYQVSVKYRLLRQEKNGFPFTIVGFNDFLINTGLDKDNLPLIEFKHRLSYTAQLLISRKINTNLSIELAPTFFHDNYVQIDGQDNSQFALGLGGRHKLSKRWSVNIDYGWHLNRASNSPFKNPLSIGFDLETGGHVFQLHFTNTQGMNTNTFLGQGSGDWADGNIYFGFNLSRVF
- a CDS encoding acyl-CoA thioesterase, whose protein sequence is MFKTIKESQIIISELMLPSHSNFSGKIHGGYILNLMDQIAFACASKHSRNYCVTASVNKVDFLNSIDVGELVTLKASVNYTGRTSMVIGVRVESENIQTGHTKHCNSSYFTMVAKDENGKNASVPGIILDSEQSIRRFSRSIARQEQAKERSNSFKASEFKIDDYIELLKDHNTKVAL
- a CDS encoding OB-fold protein, which translates into the protein MAINKKSRIGISVIILIFITLVVVFGYNYIYQDHRNIETEQATFSLSANEISAEFSKNLEASEKKYLNKTVEIYGLITELNTMDLTLNDNVYCAFSTPFNTSYNIDSEIKIKGRCIGYDDLLEQVKLDQCSIVN
- a CDS encoding sigma-70 family RNA polymerase sigma factor; this encodes MEAIKIGDYKNPKVHDFDVIKKVLSGEKGLYEILMRRNNQKLYRVIKSYVNDEALIKDVMQNTYIKAYEKLHQFREKSQFSTWLIRIGINEALYELKSNQIKKTTKPFIEAPKDMNPEKAIIQREATWVLEKVISELPEKYRIIYMLSEVENMKIKDISDCLNVSVSNVKVRIHRAKHMLKDKLYELSQKPNVFEFGFEKCDRLVNNVMKIL